CCTGCTTCAAAGCAGCCGGATAAAGGCTATCACAGGTAATACACACCAGAACTTTTTAACCGCCCTGGAAAATATTATCCCGCCATTAAAGGAAAGTGCGCCATCAACAACCGACAATATCAGGAACCAACATTTGTCTGAGCAAAGCATTACCGCTAGCTCCCCGACAAACGACGCTTCAAAAATAAGCAGCCCGGGAAAAGCTGGGCGCATTAATGATGTTCATAACCAACAAGCTAACCAGCCAACAGAGGAAAAGGCTGAAAAGTTATCACCAGTCTCCCAAACCAATAACTTGGTTTCTGGCACTGAAAACACAACCGACAAACCGCAAAACAGCGCCAACACGAACGTCAACGAACAGTTGGATTACATCCGGGACAGCAGCCAAACAAAAAAATATCCTCAAGAAAGAGAGCTAAGTGACGTCCGGCAGCAAGAACCACAACCTGCCGATACCACAAACCATACCGATGAAGCCCGGCCTGAAGATAAGGCAACAAAACAGTCAGATGGCAAGAAAAGCCCCACTGAAGGGATACAAAAAGAGATTAACGACGACAAAAATACTTTGATGCCTGAGTCAGCTTCAACTTTACATTCCCCCTTAAAATCAGAGCCTTCAACCTCACAGAAAGGAAACAAAAACTTATCGGAGCCCTTATTTCCTGGGGATAATGCTCAAGCCCATAGCCGGAGTAGCAGCCACGCTCAGGATGCCGAACAAACACTAGTTACAACAAATAATCAAAACAGCCGGAACATCAACAACTCCCATAACCTGAAACAAAATAAACAAACTTACATTAACCAAGATAAAAACCAGGCCGAAGTTAATAACCCCACACAGACACATCATCAGCAGGAAATACCCGCTTCCAAAGCAGGTGAAACGAACAGCCTTTTCTCTGGTAAAACCATCTTAAATGGAGATGCACCGACAGCAAACGAAAGTAGCGAAAAATCGCTTCCCCAAACCAGGCCCCCCTGCTTTGTACCCGAAGCAGCCAGCCAGGGACTGGCGGTGGAAAATGCCGGCCTAGTCATCTTCTGGCCTTATCTGCATATCTATTTTAAGGATCTCGGACTATTTGATGGTAAAGACTTTAAAAACCTCAACGCCCGTGAAAAAGCCGTCCACCTGCTGCAATACCTGGCAACCGGGGAAGTCAATACCGAAGAGCATGCCCTGACATTAAACAAACTATTATGCCACTGGGACTTCAACCAGCCCCTCAGCCGCTTTGTTAGCCTGAGTAACAGGGAGCGGGAAGAATCAGAAAAACTGATCAATGCAGTAATCAATCATTGGAGCGTACTGGGTAAAACCTCCATCGACAGCTTCCGCAGCACCTTTATTCAACGCAAGGGCCTGTTAAACCACCAGGATAACGGCTGGTTGCTCCGGGTGGAAAAAGGTCCTTATGACATACTACTGGACCGTATTCCCTGGGGATTATCCATGATCAAACTCTCCTGGGTCGATGAACTGCTACAGGTGGAGTGGTGATATGAGCAACGAATTTATCGCAGCAACCGCCGAGGTATTAAACAAGGAGCTGAACTGGTTCTATCAGCTTCTCGATACCCGGATCAAACTACATTTTGGCCACGACTGCGACTATCAGGATATTTTCGAAATCACCCCGCCGGAATTGGCAAGCGACTCCCAGCTGCACTACAACGGCTTTATCGAACATTACAATATCAACTTTGAAGAACGTGTGGTGTTGATACTGGCGCTGGTCAGCCAAATCCGCCCGCAAATGCTGGATGTATTTTTCACCAAGAACGCCAGCCTGGACAAAGAATTCACCGAGTTCGGCGGCGCCACCTGCCAGCAAGGCAAGGTGTTCTTACCTACGGCAGAAACCGCCCTGTTTCTACTGGCGGGCACAGATCTGGAAAAGCGCTTTTTATATTCCTACCTGTTTGACGCCGACCATTTCTTCAACAAACATGATTTTATTACCCTAAGCCATGCCAAGGTACAGGAATCCCATTTGTCCGGGGTGCTGACCCTGTCGCGGGAAGTGCTCGACCTCATCACCCGCGGACATATTCGCAAACCCACATTCAGCGCAGATTTTCCCGCCAAACTGATCGAAACCCAGCTGGAATGGCTAGACCTGGTGCTTGACCCCTATACCCAGGATCAGGTCTACGAAATCAAAACCTGGATAGATCACGGTCAACAACTGCTTGATGAATATGGCCTGGGCAAAAAAATTAAACCCGGCTATCGCAGCCTGTTTTTCGGGCCATCGGGTACAGGTAAAACCCTTACCGCCTCTCTGCTCGGCAAAGTCACCGGACGGGACGTTTACCGCATCGACCTGACACTGGTGATCAGCAAATATATAGGGGAAACCGAAAAGAACCTGGAAAAAGTCTTTAAACAGGCAGAGCACAAAGACTGGATTCTATTTTTCGACGAAGCCGATGCCCTGTTCGGCAAGCGCACCAGTGTCAACGATGCCCATGACAAATTTGCCAACCAGGAAGTCTCTTACCTGTTACAGCGCCTGGAAGATTATGCCGGCGTGGTGATCCTGGCATCAAACTTAAAAAATAATCTGGACGAGGCATTTACCCGGCGCTTCCAGTCTATTATTCACTTCCCTATTCCCAAACAGTCGGAAAGGCTCAAACTCTGGAGCTCAGCCTTTGCCAGCAAGTTTGAACTCGATCACGATGTGGATTTACACGCCTTAGCCAACGATTATGAAATGTCAGGCGGATCTATTATCAATGTTGTGCGCTATGCTTGTTTAATGACGCTGGCACAGCAAAAACAATGCATACCTTTTTCGCTGATCAAAGAAGGCATACGCAAAGAATTCCATAAAGAAGGTAAAACTTTTTAAGGAGGCAAGATGACCACGTTTTCACAGCACAGAAGGCGTACCCGAAGAGTCAACAGAAACAAGCCCCGTAAAGGCGATGTTATGCAGTACGGCGAGCATAACGAGGTTAGTGAAGGTAATAGCAGCTTCTTGTCCGGTCTCATCAACCAGGGCACTCAAGATAAAGCCACCCAAGCTTTAAGCCAGCAGATACAGCACAAGTTAACCGTCGGTAAAGCCAATGACGTCTTTGAACAGGAAGCGGATCATGTTGCCGATCAGGTAGTGGACTCCTCAGTATCTGCCGATCAACCCAAGCCCGCAGGTTCCCGGCTACAAAAGCAAGAAGAAAAAGAGGAAGAGGCTCAAACCAAGGCTTTAGCCGAACCCAAACTGCAAAAACAAGAAGAAGAGGAAGAAGAAGCACAGGCCAAAGCTATAACCGAACCTAAACTGCAAAAACAGGAAGAGGAGGAAGAGGAAGAAGAAGCCCAAGCCAAAGCTTTAGCCGAACCTCAGCTGCAAAAACAAGAAGAAGAGGAGGAAGAAGCCCAGACCAAAGCTATGGCTGACACTAAATTACGAAAACATAAACAGAAAAAAAAGCGCAAACATAAACAGGAAGAAGAAAAAGAAGAGGAAGAACTTCAGACAAAAACAAACAACAAACAAACTGCTTGCCGAAATTCTGCCGCAGACTTGGCTGTTAATCAGGCAACGGCCCGGCGCATCGGTGAACGCCAAGGCTCCGGCCAGGCCATGGATGCCAACACCAAACATTTTATGGAAGCAAATTTTCACAAAGATTTCAGCAATGTCCGCATCCATAACGACAAAGAAGCCAATAACCTGAGCCAACAACTGCATGCCCAGGCATTTACCTTAAAACAGGATATTTACTTCAACACCGGCAAGTACAACCCGGAATCAAAAAGCGGCAAGCACCTATTGGCCCATGAACTCACCCATGTGGTACAGCAAAATTCCGCGCTGTCAGACAAAAAAACAAAGGAGAAAACAACTAAATAGCGCCCTATTCAGGGAAGAACATTTAACAACAAGGAACAAGCATGGCCAACAAAACAATTGCACAGTGCAGTACCACCCAGGTTTCACGTCGCCCGACGTCCAAGCCCGGCACTCATCGTTCGCAATTACAGGCCAAAGCACAAAACGGCACCGACAACCTCAGCAGCCTGATCAGCCACGCAAGTGACAGCAATACAGGTGCAGCAGCGCTCAGTACAGGTGCTAGCCCGAATACTGGCTTTACCAGTAACCAAGGATCATCATTAACCCAGGTGATCCGCTCCACCGTCCAGCCTAAGTTAACTATCGGTGCAGCCAACTCCAGCTATGAACAGGAAGCCGACAGCGTCGCCGACAAAGTAGTCGCCCTTAACAGCTTTTCACCTGGCTCTGACGCTACCGGCGGTGCTGAAACAAATGGCCCGGACAGTAACGGCAAAGCAGGCATTCAAACCCAAATTCAGTCTAAGGCAAACGGAAAATCATCCGTCAACTCAACAATTAATGCCAAACCCAACGGCCAGACAAGTTCCATAATACAAAGAAGTTTTATGGACCTAGCCGGGCCGGAACAAGAAAGTGAGCAGGAAGCAGAATCTGGCGTTTTTTCCGGTGAAAGTGAAGTACTGACCAAACTCATTCAGGCAAGCCAGGACTCGGCAAATACCGATACCGCCGCCAGCCCGGCATTCGAGTCGTCCTTACAAAGCTCAAAAGGCGGCGGCTCTCCCCTGCCGGACAATACCCGATCGGAAATGGAAAGCGGCATAGGCGCAGACTTTAGCGCAGTACAAATACATACCAATGATAACGCCGTACAAATGAATCAGCAGATCAATGCCAAAGCTTTTACCCACGGCAACGATATCTACTTTAACCAGGGGCAGTACAACCCCGAATCAAG
This genomic window from Thalassomonas viridans contains:
- a CDS encoding contractile injection system tape measure protein; amino-acid sequence: MNSHLIDKLSIEVHLPDAGNAYELQHNISSLVHNELMAVITEHCDSLCPDKTHITLKKLELDLGKLPADNFEQAFAEQFTRQFMEQLTQQAEQELVTASGQTAVSAPSLLHAYGDSGQTPATFDAMKLEEHEYTWLLLSHFLNHGTLPWYVDATQFTGITATVELLISKGKLDIPAFKHLLNNETVVKRLITQLDGETLEKLYACATGVTVYWPDLFHELQQCLNQASTATNSSTNQQTSPQKPSQYHTELSAFLTQKNLHQAWKIIWSRVSEKNDLQKIFSLILKQISDKLTPDIVQSFSLHLLQSSRIKAITGNTHQNFLTALENIIPPLKESAPSTTDNIRNQHLSEQSITASSPTNDASKISSPGKAGRINDVHNQQANQPTEEKAEKLSPVSQTNNLVSGTENTTDKPQNSANTNVNEQLDYIRDSSQTKKYPQERELSDVRQQEPQPADTTNHTDEARPEDKATKQSDGKKSPTEGIQKEINDDKNTLMPESASTLHSPLKSEPSTSQKGNKNLSEPLFPGDNAQAHSRSSSHAQDAEQTLVTTNNQNSRNINNSHNLKQNKQTYINQDKNQAEVNNPTQTHHQQEIPASKAGETNSLFSGKTILNGDAPTANESSEKSLPQTRPPCFVPEAASQGLAVENAGLVIFWPYLHIYFKDLGLFDGKDFKNLNAREKAVHLLQYLATGEVNTEEHALTLNKLLCHWDFNQPLSRFVSLSNREREESEKLINAVINHWSVLGKTSIDSFRSTFIQRKGLLNHQDNGWLLRVEKGPYDILLDRIPWGLSMIKLSWVDELLQVEW
- a CDS encoding ATP-binding protein — translated: MSNEFIAATAEVLNKELNWFYQLLDTRIKLHFGHDCDYQDIFEITPPELASDSQLHYNGFIEHYNINFEERVVLILALVSQIRPQMLDVFFTKNASLDKEFTEFGGATCQQGKVFLPTAETALFLLAGTDLEKRFLYSYLFDADHFFNKHDFITLSHAKVQESHLSGVLTLSREVLDLITRGHIRKPTFSADFPAKLIETQLEWLDLVLDPYTQDQVYEIKTWIDHGQQLLDEYGLGKKIKPGYRSLFFGPSGTGKTLTASLLGKVTGRDVYRIDLTLVISKYIGETEKNLEKVFKQAEHKDWILFFDEADALFGKRTSVNDAHDKFANQEVSYLLQRLEDYAGVVILASNLKNNLDEAFTRRFQSIIHFPIPKQSERLKLWSSAFASKFELDHDVDLHALANDYEMSGGSIINVVRYACLMTLAQQKQCIPFSLIKEGIRKEFHKEGKTF
- a CDS encoding DUF4157 domain-containing protein — translated: MTTFSQHRRRTRRVNRNKPRKGDVMQYGEHNEVSEGNSSFLSGLINQGTQDKATQALSQQIQHKLTVGKANDVFEQEADHVADQVVDSSVSADQPKPAGSRLQKQEEKEEEAQTKALAEPKLQKQEEEEEEAQAKAITEPKLQKQEEEEEEEEAQAKALAEPQLQKQEEEEEEAQTKAMADTKLRKHKQKKKRKHKQEEEKEEEELQTKTNNKQTACRNSAADLAVNQATARRIGERQGSGQAMDANTKHFMEANFHKDFSNVRIHNDKEANNLSQQLHAQAFTLKQDIYFNTGKYNPESKSGKHLLAHELTHVVQQNSALSDKKTKEKTTK